A single genomic interval of Calditrichota bacterium harbors:
- a CDS encoding (2Fe-2S)-binding protein → MALESLPESQGALRAPGKVLMSLRVNGIAYDVAVEPRHMLVELLRDDLGLTGTKVGCNMGDCGACTVLLDGLPVFSCLVPALEVDGRDVTTIEGLAENGHLHPLQEAFVEVGAIQCGFCTPGMVLSSLALLRETPDPTDEDIRRALSGNLCRCTGYQKIFEAIREASKRASV, encoded by the coding sequence ATGGCGCTTGAGTCTCTTCCAGAGTCGCAGGGCGCCCTAAGAGCGCCAGGCAAAGTCCTGATGAGCCTCCGTGTCAACGGCATTGCCTATGACGTCGCCGTCGAACCGCGCCATATGCTGGTCGAACTCCTGCGCGACGACCTCGGCTTGACCGGCACCAAGGTCGGCTGCAACATGGGCGATTGCGGTGCCTGCACGGTGTTGCTCGACGGCCTGCCGGTCTTCTCGTGCCTGGTGCCGGCGCTTGAGGTTGACGGACGCGATGTGACCACCATCGAAGGTCTGGCCGAAAACGGGCACTTGCACCCGCTGCAAGAGGCTTTCGTCGAGGTCGGCGCCATCCAGTGCGGCTTCTGCACCCCCGGCATGGTGCTCTCGTCGCTGGCGCTCCTGCGGGAGACGCCCGATCCAACGGACGAAGACATACGAAGAGCCTTGTCCGGCAATCTCTGCCGATGCACGGGGTATCAAAAGATATTCGAGGCGATACGGGAAGCGAGTAAGCGAGCGAGCGTTTAG